Genomic window (Allostreptomyces psammosilenae):
TCCACGTTGGAGGAGCGGGCCCACGCCTCGGGATTGTCCGCGCCGTCGTATGCCTCCACGAAGCCCAGGTTGAAGCAGGGGGTGTCGTGCGGGCCGGAGAGGGCGACTCCCACCTTGTACACCTCGGGGAAGTCCAGCATCGCCCGCGCGGCGGCGAACCCGCCGCCGGAGTGGCCGAAGGCGCCCACCCGGTCCAGGTCCATCCACGGCCGGGTCCCGGCCAGCTGCCGCAGCGCCGCCACGTGGTCGGCCAAGCCTCCGGCGTCGCCCAGGCGGCCGTAGGAGGCGTCGTGGAAGGACTTGCTCCGCCCCGGGGTGCCGCGCCCGTCCAGCGCCACCACCACGAAGCCCAGCGCCGCGACGGGCTCCGCGTCGAGGCCCATGCCGCCCGGGTCGAAGCACGGGGCGACCCGGTTGACCTGCGGGCCCGGGTAGAGGTTGTCCACCACCGGGTACCGCTGGGCGGGGTCGAAGCCCCGCGGCTTGTACAGCACCCCGTAGATGTCCGTCACCCCGTCGGCCGCCTTGACGCGGAACCGCTCCGGCGCCGTCCAGCCGGTCTCGGTGAGCCTGCCGATGTCGGCGCGCTCCAGCTCGACCAGCACCCGCCCGTCCCAGTCGACGACGCGGGCCACCGGCGGGGTGTCGACGGTGGACGCGGAGTCGACGAAGTACTCCGGGTTCCCCGGCAGGGTGACCACGTGGTCCAGCTCGTCGTCGGTGACCCGGGCGAAGCCGGAGCCGTCCAGGCCGACCCGGCACACCGTGCGCCGGTACGGATCCTCCTCGACCAGCCCGGACGCGGTGAAGTACACCACCCGCTGCGCCTCGTCGACGCGCAGGATCTGCCGCACCGCCCACTGTCCGGAGGTGACCTGGCCGAGCAGGGCGCCGGTGCGCAGGTCGTACCGGTACAGGTGGCCCCAGCCGTCCCGCTGCGAGTACCACAGCGCCTCGTCGGCCAGCACCCGCACGATCGGCGGCTCGTACGCCCACTGGTTGGGCTCCACGCGGGTGTCACCGGTCTCGCTGAGCACGGTGGTGACCTCGCCGGTGGCCGGGTCCAGCCGGTGCAGGGTGAGCGTGCGCAGGTCGCGGGGGCGGCTGAGGTAGTACACCGCCGAGCCGTCCGGTGCCCACCACGCCCACCGGGTGCTGATCGGCGACATCTGCGGCATGAGCAGCGGCTCGGCCTGCGCGCGGACCACCGTGCCGGCGGCGACGTCCAGCACCACCAGCTCGGCCAGCGGCATGCGCTCGTCCCCGGCGTGGGCGTACCGCTGGGTGTGCAGTTGGGGCGCGCCGCCGTCGGCGGGCCCGGCCTGCACCAGGTGGGTCTGCCGGACGCCGCGCTCGTCGGTCCGGTGCGCCAGCACCTTGGTGGAGTCGGGCGACCAGGCCACCGCGGGCGGCAGGTGCGGCAGGCCGATCTTCCGCAGCAGGGTGCCGTTGCTGGTGCAGTCCGGGCCGGAGCCGTACCGGTGGTCGGGTTCGCCGTCGGTGGTCAGCGCCCACTCGCGGCCGTCGGACAGCGATCGCGCCCACAGGTCGTGCCCCCGCTGGGACACCGCGAGCTTGCCGTCGGGTGACGGCACCTCCAGGGGATTGCCCGGCGGCGTGAACTCGGCCCGCTCGCAGGCGTAGTCGTCCAGGCGGCAGCGCCAGTGCTCGCCGAACGCGTCGAACTCCACGGTGCCCGCGGCCAGTTGGACGGCCAGGAAGGGCAGGGCCTCGGGATCGATCTGCTGCCCGGAGGCGTCGGCCAGCGCGGCGGCGAGCCGGGGGTGGTCGAAGGCCGGCTCCCGGGTGCCCGCCGCCGGGTCGACCAGCACGAACCGCCTGCCGACGCCGTTGCTCACCGCGTACCAGAAGCGGGCGCCCCCGTCGATCCACTGCGGCCTGACCTTGTCGCCGATGACGAGCTCGCCCGGGCGGGCGGAACGGCGGAGGAGTCGCTCCGCGGCCTGG
Coding sequences:
- a CDS encoding S9 family peptidase; the encoded protein is MVTTEHYQAAERLLRRSARPGELVIGDKVRPQWIDGGARFWYAVSNGVGRRFVLVDPAAGTREPAFDHPRLAAALADASGQQIDPEALPFLAVQLAAGTVEFDAFGEHWRCRLDDYACERAEFTPPGNPLEVPSPDGKLAVSQRGHDLWARSLSDGREWALTTDGEPDHRYGSGPDCTSNGTLLRKIGLPHLPPAVAWSPDSTKVLAHRTDERGVRQTHLVQAGPADGGAPQLHTQRYAHAGDERMPLAELVVLDVAAGTVVRAQAEPLLMPQMSPISTRWAWWAPDGSAVYYLSRPRDLRTLTLHRLDPATGEVTTVLSETGDTRVEPNQWAYEPPIVRVLADEALWYSQRDGWGHLYRYDLRTGALLGQVTSGQWAVRQILRVDEAQRVVYFTASGLVEEDPYRRTVCRVGLDGSGFARVTDDELDHVVTLPGNPEYFVDSASTVDTPPVARVVDWDGRVLVELERADIGRLTETGWTAPERFRVKAADGVTDIYGVLYKPRGFDPAQRYPVVDNLYPGPQVNRVAPCFDPGGMGLDAEPVAALGFVVVALDGRGTPGRSKSFHDASYGRLGDAGGLADHVAALRQLAGTRPWMDLDRVGAFGHSGGGFAAARAMLDFPEVYKVGVALSGPHDTPCFNLGFVEAYDGADNPEAWARSSNVDLADRLAGKLLLVHGEMDDQVHPHHTLRLADRLLAADKDFELLIVPGAEHTFIDCLAYVRRRCWDFLVRELMGTRPPAYRPAPIAIGPELLGELFA